Sequence from the Sulfuricurvum sp. IAE1 genome:
GATCTTCTCGCTGCCGTCGTCATACAGACGAAACGAATACACCGCACCGATGCTCCCTGCCATCGCCGTTTTGGATGCGGCAATATGGTTGCACGCACTGGCGAGCCAATACCCAGCAGACGCGGCGAGATCATCGACATAGGCGATTACCGGTTTTTTTTGGCTTACCATCCGAATCAGTTCGGCATTTTCAGCGATAGAGGCCGCTTGACCGCCGGGGGTGTCAAAATTGAGTACGATATGGCTCACCGATCGGTTATCCCCCGCCGCGATGATGTCTTTGGCGAGCACTTCCGTTGAAGTACCGCCGCAAAACTCGGTAAAAAGGTTTGCGTATCGGTAAATCCCTCCGATGACTGGGATCACAGCGATACTCCCGCGCATCTCTACGGTACGGGTATTGTCCAGCTTCGACCCGACACGGGCTGCAAGCGCTTCGACGTCGTGCTCGCGTTTGGCTATTTTTGCCATCATTTCCAGACGGTCCGGCATCATTAACCACGGCTGATTTGCCATCGCATTTAAAATTGCGCTCATTGTTCGTTCCCCTGATCAATTTTCGCCTGCTCAATAGAGGCGGTCGTGTATTTCATTTCAAACAGTCCGGATTCTTTCATCTGCCGCGTCTCGACAGTAGCCCGTTTGATGTTCTGATCGAAATCGCTCCCGTTCATCTCCGCCGCTTCAGCGGCGCGGGTACTGTACCCTGATTCAACCCTCATGTCTGCGGCCTTTGTCTCGTTGACAGGGTTTAGCTGCCCCTGCGCCGGTCCTTTCCACGATGCCTGACAATACGCTCTACGGACCATCGGATCTTCAAGAAAACCGGGAGCATCGAGCCGACCGATCAGCACCGCTTCGGTGAGCACCGCCTCATAGATGGGTTGACAGAATTTTTTCGAAAACCATGTGCGGCGGGAACGGAACATCTTCCATGCTTCCAGAAGAGCGGCACGGCTTGCTGAGTATGAAGCGCTGAAATGTTTCATTAGCACTTCAAACGGGATATTTAGCGCAGCGCCGATCTGTTTCAGGATCGCCTGAGTAAACGGGTCAAACGCCGTGTTCGGTCGGTTCGGGTTTGCGGTAGTCACCTTTTCACCAGGGGCAAGCCCGAGGATGGCACCGGCTGATAGGTTCAACTCATCGGCATCTACATTTGACCCGCTGCCGCCGTTTTCATCTTCCATATCCAGATTGACACCGCCCGATTCGCTCTCGATAAACACCGTAAACAGTCCGCTTACCACCGCAGCTGTCAATTCAGCATGGGTGTAATCGGTGAATTGCTTGAGCGGTTCGATGATCGGGGCGAGGATAGAGACGCCGCGCTTCTGCCCGGGGCGGAGTTTTTCATACACGTGCAGGATATTTCTGCGACCACTATTTCCGAATGCTGGAATCCGTTTCCACTCGTTCGATAACCGCAGTCCCCCTGGATGGTATTTTGTAAAATGGTAGTGGGTGGGGGCGCCAAGCGCGTCTACTTCTACCCCTCCGGCGATTTTGTCGGTATCCATGCTACTGTTCGGGTTGGAACAGCGGTCTGCTTCTATCAGTTGGACGATAAGTGAGAACGGAGTACCCTCACGTTTGACATATGGAAGCGCTGCAAAGATATCCCCGCTGATCAGCGCACCCATCAGCGCGATCGTCTGCAATTCATAAAAATTTGACGTTCGCTCTGCGTCGCTGCTCTCCGAATCTGCCCAGAACCGGAACAGCCGCTCTGCGTTCTGCTCCCATTTGCGCGCCGCTTCCTCATCCATCCCCAAAAATTCGCGGTCGATATCTGACTGGACGGTCAGCCCGGAACCGATGACATTAAACCGGATCGTATCCCCTGCCCCGTGTACGATCGGAGCGTTGCGGTACATATCACGGGCGATGGCGCGGAGTTTTTCGAGAGAAGGAAGATCATCGGTGTCGGATGATCCGATTGTGGTATTTGCTGAACGCATGGATCGGCGCGACGTATCGGCACCGATGTACCCGCCCATTGATAGAGCTTCATATTTCATACGCGATTGGATGCGCGACATCCCCCATTGGGGAGCGACGAACATCACGGCTTTGTCGATCATATTGGGAGTTACGGTCGGTTTTTTCATTACCATACCGCCTTTTTGACACGAATGCCGCGTCTGGCCTGAACTTGTTCCTGCGTGATATCATAGTTCGGGCCGTATTTTCGGATTTTATCTTCTAGGCGATCTTCACGAGCTTGCAACATTTCCAAATCAGCACGGGTAAGCTTGCGCCCTTCCATCTCATAGCTTTGAGACGTGAGTACGGCTTTGATAGCTGCTTTGACTTCGGTAAGTTCTTGAATGAGTGTTGCCAAGGTTAAATCCGATTTTTTTTAATCTTGACGACATTTTCACAGAAGCGGAAAAAATAAAATAGACAGCATTTTTGCTGTCTTGACTTTGCGGAAGTGTTTTTGGTATTTTTAGGCGGATTTTCCGAATAATCTCATGATTTCTTCGTATTTTTCGGCAAATGTAGGGCTTTCGAGGAGTAGCATTTTTAGAAGCGACCCTGTCTCTTCGGTATTTTTTTCAGACTTGATCATCTCCAGTGTATTCAAAACATTCACATCAATATGAACTCTAAGTGGTGTTTTATACTCTTTTGCCATTATCTCCCCCTTGAAATGATTCTTCTGCCGGATTTTTTCCCGCGGGAAATTTTTTCTCCGTTCTCTGACGATTGGACCGAAACGATCCCGATCCGTCTCCCAATGCCGAGTACCTGCTCGTCCACACCTGCGAGTTGCAATGCCGCGTTTGCATAGTTACGGCAGTCGATGGCCTCGTTACGGTGGCGATACTTGACCCACCCTCCGGTCTTTTTATCCCGTTTCTCCGCAGTGAGCTGTTTGAAGTACTCGTCGTTGTACACGTCATAATCCGGGAAGTGCATATAGTTCGGACCCGGCTCTGTGACTTCGATATTCGCATAGATTTCATCCTTTCCGGCATTTACCCCGACGAGAAACAGGTTCACTTTACCCTCGTTGTTTGTACTGGCCCGCTTGTTGATAAACGGTGCTCCGATAGTGCTTGATCCCTTGAGGGCATAGACGCGCTGGCTGTACCGTGGCTTACAGAACGCATACGCAGCTTTCGTACGATGCCCCCCCGTATCGACACCTTTTGCATAGATTTTCATCCGCGCCCCGTCATTACACTCGAACGTTCGGTTCAAATACGCTGCGAGCTGCTTTCGCGTCTCTATGTCGTTTGGATCACCGTTGATGATGTGATAATCGATACTCCACGTTTCACCGTCCCTACCATACCCTACCACCTCGATCTCAAAGCGGGTATTTTGGGTATCGATTCCGGCGGACAGTACCAATACCCCATCAGGTACCTCAGACGGATAGTGCTCTCTTCGAGATGGAAGGTCATCTGCTTTAACCGTTTCCAGATCACCTTCCCATACCTTAGCATCACGGGTATTGACCCATGTTTTCATTTTGCGCACGTCTCCTGTTTTCATCAGCGCTTTCGCTTCCAGAAACTCTCTGAAAATCTCGTTCCAGCTCACAAACCCGAGCGGAGAATAATACGACGGCAATCGATACCCGCGGTGGATATGCCCTGGATTGTGCGGTACCCATTTGCCTTCATGCAGCATGCGGCCTTTATGATGCTCATCGATCAGTGATCCACATTCGGTACATCCGTACTGGACGTCACCGATCAACGCGTAGGTCTCTTTGTTATACTCGAACACGAACCCGTCTTTTTCAAAGCAGATCATCTCTCCGCAATACGGGCATGGCATGTAGTAGTGGCGCTGATCCGATGCTTCAAACTCGGCTTCGATATTTGAATACCCTTTTTCGGTAGGAGTGGAATTGATGTAAATCTTACGCATGATCCCGAATGAGTCCGCCCTTTTTTTCCCGAGTTCGAGCGGGTCCCCTTCCCCCGCGACATCCAGCGGAAACCCATCTACGTCATCGAGACATACGAACCGGCATGAGAGTGATCGGTAGTTGGCAGGTGAACCTGCCCATGAAATTTTCAGCATACCTCCAGGATAGATTTTTTCAAATGTTCCTCCGATATCGTCTCGCGTCTTCCCTCCGCTGATTTTTTGAGCCAACTCCGGCATCGCACGCAGTGAAGGAGTGAGTTTTCGGTTACTGTGGTCTTTTGCCAGTCCCTCGGTAGGCATAATCATTAGCTGCGATGTAGGCACTACGTCCATATAGTACATGACGGCGTTATTACCCACTTCGGTACATCCAACCTGTGTAGCTTTGATGACCTTTACCTGTTGCGTAGGGCTCTGAGGTGAAAGCTCCTGCATGATTTCTCTAAGATACGGCATACGGTCGGTACTGTACTGACCTGATTCGGCACTGGCACCGGATGGCAATTTACGTCGTTTGTCCGCCCACTGGTCTATCGTCAGATACGGGTCAGGTTCAAAACCAAGTGCAAAAGCATCATAAACTGGATTACAGCTCACGGAATGCCCCGCTAAGGTTTTCCAGCTGACGGTTAATCTCCTGCTCCATCATCGTCCGACAAATATGAGGATCACTTTCGGCAGCAATCCGTGCGGCAAGACGGGCAGGTATACCGAGCAATCCGTCTCTGACGATGCGTGATGCAGCAAATATGCTGTTTCGGACTTCATCGATAGGGACGGACATTTTCTCGCTCTCATCGGCTTTCGCACGTTTGATCCGCAAATCTTGCTTCAAAATAGCGATATTGAGTTGCTTGACGTTCATGGATTCTATATCACCGATAGTCTCATCCTCTTCTCCGATATCGGACGCCTTATTTTGCAGATCTCGCAGAGTCTGTTGCAACCGCTCCCGCTCGATCTCCTGCTCCTCTTCGGTCATATCAGCCATTGACGGGTAACTTCCTGCCGATGACAGCAGGTCAGCTCCGCCTGAACGCTTCGCAGCATTCGCCTCACGCTGTCCGTCTCGGCGTGGATCTTCATGCTCTGCCATCAGCCGTTCAGCTTCCTCCATGTTCACCCGCCCGTCATAGTATGTCGGGATGGTTCCGTTTTTAACGAGCTTATTGATGTACTGGCGGCTTCGTTTTACCTTACGTGCAAAAGCGGCCTGTGTCATCAGCATCGTCAGGCTCCCATTCCGTCAAGATGTGTCAACGTTGACAACTCCGAGTGTGTCAACCAAGTAAAAAACCCACAAACTACGCGACAATCGGGGTGGCGCGTACCCTCGATAGATATTTCCCCAAAAGGACCCGTCAATTTTTTATAGATGCCCATGCTTTATCAACCCCTTCACCAAGATACCGCTGCGCGTTCCGATCGTAAACCTTTTTACCGATCTCATAGAAGTCATACACCTTTTTGATTTTCGCCTGTTTTTCCAACCAATACAGAATCACCAACCGTGAACGTTTGCCTCTACCTTTTCGAACTGCAATAGCATCTCCCTTGCTCGTGTGAACAAGAAACGACCCTTTGATATTGCGGGGTCGATTCGATCGTGTGATCATGTCTCGTTTACTGCGTTTCACTTCTGCAGTCGGGATAGCAATACGACCACGCCCTGTCTTGGTTCCACCCTCAGTATGAAGTACCAACCAATCAGCCCTTGTATAGACAGCAGCATTGAGATCGTTCTTCTTTGCAAACTGAACATTGAACCCGAAACGAGAGCGAGGTTCATACCATCTTCCGCGAAGTGTCAAAGTATTCTTTGCACCGGCCAACTCCGAGTCACGCATATGCGTTGCAAGGTTATTCAATCCAACCGACGCTCCGTAGTTCAGTTGCTTTGGAAGTGACCCGATAAAGCGGTTCATCTCTTTGAAGTTCGCATCAATGTTGATCATGCAACCCTCCCAACTGGTTTGATAAATTTTAGAGTTCCGTCTTTGAACATCTTGATCATCATCTTCGGAGAGATGCTTCCGGTACTTCCGTTATCAGCTCTGAGTTCTCCGTTATCGATGTCATAGCTCATCTCGACCCATACTCCGTTATGGAAGATACTTACCCGCTTCGGCATGTATTTCATGTACGTATCGTTCATCAAAAAATTACGGAGGTTGTAATGCCCTCGATGCTGGTTTGAGTGCAGATATTCAATAGCGGCAATTTTCAGAGAATCAGGATCGGCCTGTACGGTTTTATAGACCTCATAGGCTTCCGGCTTCTTTCCTACCGTTCCGCCGTTCATAGAGTAGGTGAAACACAGGTCCCCGAACTCAGGATCGGTAATGCAGTCATACATGCTCGCACGCCCCCCCGCGCTATCAACTACGTTGATATTAAATACTTCGTTCGGGTGCTGTCGTTCGGTTCGTTCGGTATCATTTCCGAAAATGCCTATTTCGCGTGGTTCGTAGCCGTTCGGTTCGTTCGGGTGCTGTCGTTCGGTTCGTTCGGTTTGATTTTTTGCATAGTTATAGTGCTGACCATTTTTAAGCACCCAAAAGCTGAAGAACCGATCTGTTTCATGGCGGAATTCTTTGAGCCAGTCATGCGCAGTTGATTTACTAACCCCCCATGATTCTGCATAGAAACCTACGGAGTGGTGATCGCCTGAATCCATATCGTCAAAATACTCCATAAAGGCACGTGCACGTTCTCTGCCTCGCACCCCTTTGGTTTTCAATGCCCTCACATAGTCCACAGGGACAGAGATGTAATTCATGCGTGCGCTCATTCTGCTGTCACCCCTGCTGGAAAGTCAAACTTGTACTCATTCTCATCCGAAGTCTTTGACTCGTACTGGATAACGGTAGCACGTGCACTGTCTTTGGGAGTGATATGGTGTGTCACTTCATATCTACCGAGCACACGCATGGCCCCGAGATTATCCTTCGTCATCTTGAACCTGCGCATGTGCGCGTTATCCAGATCGATCTCTGCGGTATGAGGGTTTTTATAGATTTTGTCGATCTCGTACATTACGCGCACCGCATCACGGAACGCACTAGCCCCACGTGATTTGGATTTGAAGCTTCCGTCTTTGTCTTTATTGGAATGGTGCAGCAGCACCAGGACGATGTTCTCTTCGGCCGCCCAGTCCTGCAGCGGACCCATGAATAGGTTTGCCTCGGTATTGCTGTTTTCATCTCCACCGTAAAAAGACCGTAGCGGATCAAGAACTATCAGCCCGAACCCACGAAGCGACTGGCGCATACGATAGAACGCATGATGGTCGAATTTTCCGTTGACGATCAGAGGCTTCGGACGTTCTCCAATGATTACTCCGTTTTTTTGAACAACAGGGAAGTGCACGGAGTTTTTATAATCACTGTATAGCTTGTTCATGACGCTCGAAGACACCAGGCGGTGCCGGTTCGTATTGATACCGATATCGTCTTCGGATAGCCACAGACATACTTTATCGTATGGGTGTTCGTCGATGTATCGGTTGGCAATCTGCAGTGCGGTCCATCCCTTCCCTGACCCTCCCTCTGCTGATATCATCGATACGACCCCGCGAGGGAGCGGAAGCCAGTTGCTCAGGACGAATTCCGGCTCCCGTTCCACAACATCCCCGGATGGTATGGTTCGGATCGCAACACCTACACGCATGTCGCGGATATTAGATAGGGTTGTTTCTATCATGTCTATCCCATCAGACGGACGTGTAAACTCCTGCTTTTGCAGATCGATACCGAGTTTCCATAGTGCACGGCGTTGAGCGTACTCTTTGAGCGACTTGATGTATTCATGGAGGTTTGAGATGGGGTTTGAAGTGAGTACTTCCATCATAGCCCGCTCATCGAACTGCTTACGGTCACTCAGCCATACCCGGATGAACTCCTCATCGATCGGACGGTCCTGATCGTTTAGGTCTTTCATGGCGTTTAAAATATTCTGGTGGGCATGCATGTAGAAATCGTCGGAAGTTACTCCTGAACGTGCGAACATAGCCGGTTCAAAAATAAATGATGCAAGCACCGATCGCTCGAAGGCCAGGTTATAGAATTCTTCATTCATGCGTTTTTGCACCCGTCTAAAAAGTAGACTTTGAATACTTTACCGTTATGTTTCTCCTCACGGCTATGGATCGGCCACCCATCGGCACGCAGTATGCTGATTTTATTTCGCAGGTTCAGCTCATCCCACATGCGCGCCGCTTCGAGTGCGGTGATCTCACGGCCGCTTTTTAGCCATTCGAGAACCGTCTGAACCATTCCGGTGCGTTTTGTAGTGGGTGTCATCTACTCCTCCTTCACACACAATTTGCTCTTTGCGACCATCTCCTCGAATGCTCTCAGATGCTGTCGGGTCTCATACGCCACCCGCTCCAGCTCTTCGGCTTCATGATCGTCGATGATCCCGTCATTGTTTTTGTATTCCAAAAACTTGGCGGAAAGCGATCCGGCAAACGATGCGATGGTGAGCAGCTCATCTTTTATTGACTCAGAATCTACTTTGGACGCCTGCGCACCATAGGTAAACACCCCGTCGCACTGCTTTGCGATAGCATCCAGTATGATCTTCTGATCAGCCCCCAGCTCGTCGAGCAGTATGGCGAGCTGATCAATAGATAACGGTTTTGGGTTGATCGGGTTATATGTGGTACAATTTAGAGCTGTTCCGAGCTGTATCTCTCCGTTGGTTCCGGAGTATCCAAGCTTCGGCGCGAAATGCTGTCGTGCAGTCAGGTTGTGTCTGCGCCCGAAGGCGTCGATCGATTGTGATATGGATTTATAAAGCCAGGAATGTTTTGGAAGTGGCATGTTGCGTCCTTTTGGGAACTCATCTGAAGAGCGAACGGGCCCAAAAGGTCAAACCCCCGCTGCTCAGATGAACTGGTTTGAGTCGTCATTGTAGACAAATATTGACATCTTTGTCAAGTATTGTCAATTTAATTTAATTTTGGAGGTTATGAAATGAGCGATATCATGTTGGATCCGGATACGGCCCAGCCGGTGCTCCATATCATCAGCGCTGCCCGTCGCGCGGATCGGAACGTCGACGAGCTGATCGGGATCTGCAAGGGTGTCATAGCAGACGGTGAGGTTTCGCAAAAAGAGGCGGAGTTTCTCCTCTCATGGATGGAGTCGAACCAGGATGCGGCGAACCAGTGGCCGGCCAATATCCTCTATGAGCGGATCCGGCTCCATCTTTCCGACGGCATCCTCGATGCATCCGAGAGTGCGGACCTGATGGATCTGATATCGCAGATCACCGGGGGAAAAACTCCGGAGCAGGTATCGAGTATGTCCTCGACCCTCCCGCTGGATAACCCGCAGCCGGATATCCTGTTTCAGGGCCGGGTATTTTGCCTCACCGGAGGTTTTACGGTAGGATCGCGTGACAACGTCACGAAGCTGATCGAGAGCAAAGGAGGCAAATGTGTAAAAGCCCCTACCCTCTCCACCGATTACCTCGTGATTGGAATCGTGGGAAGCCGCGACTGGATCCACTCCACCCACGGGCGCAAGATCGAAGCGGCGGTGACGATCAGGGATAGCGGAAAAACATCG
This genomic interval carries:
- a CDS encoding S49 family peptidase, which gives rise to MSAILNAMANQPWLMMPDRLEMMAKIAKREHDVEALAARVGSKLDNTRTVEMRGSIAVIPVIGGIYRYANLFTEFCGGTSTEVLAKDIIAAGDNRSVSHIVLNFDTPGGQAASIAENAELIRMVSQKKPVIAYVDDLAASAGYWLASACNHIAASKTAMAGSIGAVYSFRLYDDGSEKIEIVSSVSPKKRPDIKTDEGKNQIQAWADKLGEIFVEDVAANRGVSVDEVLQRFGQGDLLIGSDALDAGMIDEITTFEALIAELQS
- a CDS encoding phage portal protein; protein product: MKKPTVTPNMIDKAVMFVAPQWGMSRIQSRMKYEALSMGGYIGADTSRRSMRSANTTIGSSDTDDLPSLEKLRAIARDMYRNAPIVHGAGDTIRFNVIGSGLTVQSDIDREFLGMDEEAARKWEQNAERLFRFWADSESSDAERTSNFYELQTIALMGALISGDIFAALPYVKREGTPFSLIVQLIEADRCSNPNSSMDTDKIAGGVEVDALGAPTHYHFTKYHPGGLRLSNEWKRIPAFGNSGRRNILHVYEKLRPGQKRGVSILAPIIEPLKQFTDYTHAELTAAVVSGLFTVFIESESGGVNLDMEDENGGSGSNVDADELNLSAGAILGLAPGEKVTTANPNRPNTAFDPFTQAILKQIGAALNIPFEVLMKHFSASYSASRAALLEAWKMFRSRRTWFSKKFCQPIYEAVLTEAVLIGRLDAPGFLEDPMVRRAYCQASWKGPAQGQLNPVNETKAADMRVESGYSTRAAEAAEMNGSDFDQNIKRATVETRQMKESGLFEMKYTTASIEQAKIDQGNEQ
- a CDS encoding phage terminase large subunit family protein; this translates as MSCNPVYDAFALGFEPDPYLTIDQWADKRRKLPSGASAESGQYSTDRMPYLREIMQELSPQSPTQQVKVIKATQVGCTEVGNNAVMYYMDVVPTSQLMIMPTEGLAKDHSNRKLTPSLRAMPELAQKISGGKTRDDIGGTFEKIYPGGMLKISWAGSPANYRSLSCRFVCLDDVDGFPLDVAGEGDPLELGKKRADSFGIMRKIYINSTPTEKGYSNIEAEFEASDQRHYYMPCPYCGEMICFEKDGFVFEYNKETYALIGDVQYGCTECGSLIDEHHKGRMLHEGKWVPHNPGHIHRGYRLPSYYSPLGFVSWNEIFREFLEAKALMKTGDVRKMKTWVNTRDAKVWEGDLETVKADDLPSRREHYPSEVPDGVLVLSAGIDTQNTRFEIEVVGYGRDGETWSIDYHIINGDPNDIETRKQLAAYLNRTFECNDGARMKIYAKGVDTGGHRTKAAYAFCKPRYSQRVYALKGSSTIGAPFINKRASTNNEGKVNLFLVGVNAGKDEIYANIEVTEPGPNYMHFPDYDVYNDEYFKQLTAEKRDKKTGGWVKYRHRNEAIDCRNYANAALQLAGVDEQVLGIGRRIGIVSVQSSENGEKISRGKKSGRRIISRGR
- a CDS encoding AAA family ATPase, coding for MNEEFYNLAFERSVLASFIFEPAMFARSGVTSDDFYMHAHQNILNAMKDLNDQDRPIDEEFIRVWLSDRKQFDERAMMEVLTSNPISNLHEYIKSLKEYAQRRALWKLGIDLQKQEFTRPSDGIDMIETTLSNIRDMRVGVAIRTIPSGDVVEREPEFVLSNWLPLPRGVVSMISAEGGSGKGWTALQIANRYIDEHPYDKVCLWLSEDDIGINTNRHRLVSSSVMNKLYSDYKNSVHFPVVQKNGVIIGERPKPLIVNGKFDHHAFYRMRQSLRGFGLIVLDPLRSFYGGDENSNTEANLFMGPLQDWAAEENIVLVLLHHSNKDKDGSFKSKSRGASAFRDAVRVMYEIDKIYKNPHTAEIDLDNAHMRRFKMTKDNLGAMRVLGRYEVTHHITPKDSARATVIQYESKTSDENEYKFDFPAGVTAE
- a CDS encoding helix-turn-helix domain-containing protein is translated as MTPTTKRTGMVQTVLEWLKSGREITALEAARMWDELNLRNKISILRADGWPIHSREEKHNGKVFKVYFLDGCKNA
- a CDS encoding BRCT domain-containing protein, with protein sequence MSDIMLDPDTAQPVLHIISAARRADRNVDELIGICKGVIADGEVSQKEAEFLLSWMESNQDAANQWPANILYERIRLHLSDGILDASESADLMDLISQITGGKTPEQVSSMSSTLPLDNPQPDILFQGRVFCLTGGFTVGSRDNVTKLIESKGGKCVKAPTLSTDYLVIGIVGSRDWIHSTHGRKIEAAVTIRDSGKTSLSIVSEEHWIKFI